In one Roseburia intestinalis L1-82 genomic region, the following are encoded:
- a CDS encoding CTP synthase — protein sequence MPVKYVFVTGGVVSGLGKGITAASLGRLLKARGYKVTMQKFDPYINIDPGTMNPIQHGEVFVTDDGAETDLDLGHYERFIDESLTKNSNVTTGKVYWSVLQKERRGDFGGGTVQVIPHITNEIKSRFYRNFTSDETHIAIIEVGGTVGDIESQPFLEAIRQFQHEVGHENAILIHVTLIPYIKASGELKTKPTQASVKELQGMGIQPDIIVCRSEHELDQSLKDKIALFCNVPNGNVLQNLDVEYLYEAPLAMEKENLAKVACKALHLDCPEPNLKDWEAMVDSLRHPNKEVKIALVGKYIALHDAYISVVEALKHGGIAERATVDLHWIDSETLNDDNAKELLGDMAGIIVPGGFGSRGVEGMISAAKYARENNVPYLGLCLGMQVAIIEFARHVCGFHDAHSVELDPNTTHPVIALMPDQNGVEDIGGTLRLGSYPCVLDPTSKARELYGSEEIHERHRHRYEVNNDFRAALTEGGMKLCGTSPDGRIVEMIEIPDHPWFLATQAHPEFKSRPNRPHPLFKGFVEAAVKNSMK from the coding sequence ATGCCTGTAAAATATGTCTTTGTCACCGGCGGTGTCGTTTCCGGTCTTGGTAAAGGTATCACGGCTGCTTCTCTTGGAAGATTATTAAAAGCCCGTGGATACAAAGTGACCATGCAGAAATTCGATCCGTATATCAATATCGATCCCGGAACCATGAACCCGATCCAGCATGGTGAAGTATTCGTTACCGATGACGGTGCAGAAACAGACCTGGACTTAGGACATTATGAACGTTTTATCGATGAAAGCCTAACAAAAAATTCCAATGTGACCACCGGTAAGGTTTACTGGTCTGTGCTCCAGAAAGAGCGCCGCGGCGATTTCGGCGGAGGTACTGTTCAGGTGATCCCGCATATCACCAATGAGATCAAGAGCCGTTTTTACCGCAATTTCACTTCCGATGAGACACATATCGCGATCATTGAGGTCGGCGGTACTGTCGGAGATATCGAGAGCCAGCCGTTCTTAGAGGCGATCCGCCAGTTCCAGCATGAGGTCGGACACGAAAACGCGATTCTGATCCATGTCACACTGATCCCTTATATCAAGGCTTCCGGTGAGCTTAAGACAAAACCGACACAGGCAAGCGTCAAAGAACTTCAGGGAATGGGTATCCAGCCGGATATCATCGTCTGCCGCTCCGAGCACGAACTTGATCAGAGCTTAAAAGACAAAATTGCCCTGTTCTGTAACGTACCAAACGGCAACGTACTCCAGAACCTTGACGTTGAGTATCTTTACGAGGCACCTCTTGCCATGGAAAAGGAAAATCTTGCCAAGGTTGCATGTAAGGCCCTGCATTTAGATTGCCCGGAACCGAATTTAAAAGACTGGGAAGCCATGGTAGATTCTCTCCGCCACCCGAACAAAGAAGTAAAAATTGCTTTGGTCGGAAAATATATTGCACTGCATGATGCATACATCTCTGTTGTGGAGGCATTAAAACACGGCGGAATTGCTGAGCGCGCTACCGTCGATCTCCACTGGATCGATTCTGAGACATTAAATGATGACAATGCAAAAGAACTGCTCGGCGATATGGCAGGTATCATTGTTCCGGGAGGATTTGGTTCCCGCGGTGTCGAGGGTATGATCTCCGCAGCAAAATACGCAAGAGAAAACAACGTTCCATACCTTGGTCTCTGCCTTGGTATGCAGGTAGCCATCATTGAATTTGCAAGACATGTCTGCGGATTCCATGATGCACACAGTGTGGAGCTTGACCCGAACACCACACATCCTGTCATCGCACTGATGCCGGATCAGAATGGTGTGGAGGATATCGGCGGTACCTTAAGACTTGGCTCTTACCCATGTGTGTTAGATCCAACCTCTAAAGCCCGCGAGCTTTACGGTTCTGAAGAGATCCATGAGAGACACCGTCACCGTTACGAAGTCAACAATGATTTCCGTGCAGCACTTACCGAGGGCGGCATGAAACTCTGCGGTACCTCCCCGGATGGAAGAATCGTTGAGATGATTGAAATTCCGGATCACCCGTGGTTCCTTGCAACACAGGCTCATCCGGAATTCAAATCCAGACCGAACCGTCCACATCCGTTATTCAAAGGTTTTGTGGAAGCTGCTGTAAAGAACAGCATGAAATAA